The following proteins come from a genomic window of Pirellula staleyi DSM 6068:
- a CDS encoding pilus assembly protein N-terminal domain-containing protein has protein sequence MAKTPAKMVSTPSKLKPTVATAAEPATLPQAEAVLAPIVKASDMQRRPGVSQAPTLAPIVKSSRPALRPTPAADEVVGTGATGLETRETLPTPASIPVAAKPVLAAPKPIAAAVAPAVNPAAASDTAAAVPSRSVSPWMQELDAPRPLAPHTPEVAPQPIPSAETPRSLATETPAAAPRSSFAEAAERATELLETPAPRTLPSVEFGRPKFEPLAEAMPTIPPAAEPAPVRSSFIPVATSDPAPAPLAIAPAPTREASAAAPMNFTAPIAAPSAAPTATVTKPVAALPASAPIASVEPSAPQQFTAENPQQIAPVISSVQARLRARQAAEARTLTPYSQSIAPVISRPGYAQPGQTRPAALVQPEPIGPARVDMIPEGSPFEVIDESGVLTVRVRRSRLLRTKVDIYRTAVVDESICDVVQFTPREVSIIGKSQGATHVTFWFDDPNSQPLTWLVKVEPDAEEVKKEEQTYKLLQDVINEMFPDSKIELVVVASKLIVRGQAKDSEEAAQIISIIRAQTGGQGQNGLGGGQNGLGEGAAADVLSDSATGNSSRSRLQVINMLRVPGVHQVALKVKIAELNRTAARGFGVDLKTDISFSESEKGSSLLLESILNMAGGQAPALLTQIDGDEIQIGIRYLQQHGVVKLLAEPTLVTLSGRPATFIAGGEFAVPTVVGSAGLNAVTTDFRAFGAIISFMPTVVDKDRIRLEVAPEFSQINQDLNVGGTPGLRVRAATTTVEMREGQTLAIAGLLEDNMNGTTIGDLPFLAKIFGRRGMQRNETELLILVSPELVHPMEPEEVPPLPGFDVTEPTNGQFFLHGDLEGNPTQDYRSTVWPRLRKRYGSGGPSMTSGPFGHGQ, from the coding sequence GTGGCCAAGACGCCGGCCAAGATGGTCTCGACCCCATCGAAGCTGAAGCCGACCGTGGCAACTGCTGCCGAGCCGGCCACGCTGCCGCAAGCGGAAGCAGTCCTCGCGCCGATCGTGAAAGCGTCGGACATGCAGCGCCGGCCAGGCGTTAGCCAAGCACCGACTCTCGCGCCGATCGTGAAGTCGAGTCGACCCGCGCTCCGCCCGACTCCTGCGGCCGACGAAGTAGTCGGAACCGGTGCCACAGGTCTCGAGACGCGTGAAACGCTCCCGACTCCCGCTTCGATTCCTGTCGCGGCCAAGCCAGTGCTCGCGGCACCCAAGCCGATCGCGGCGGCGGTTGCTCCTGCTGTAAATCCAGCCGCGGCGAGCGATACAGCTGCAGCGGTTCCCTCGCGCAGCGTAAGCCCCTGGATGCAAGAGCTCGATGCTCCGCGTCCACTCGCGCCGCACACGCCTGAAGTTGCACCACAGCCGATTCCAAGTGCTGAAACACCACGCTCGCTCGCCACGGAAACACCAGCAGCGGCTCCGCGCTCGTCGTTTGCCGAAGCGGCTGAACGTGCGACTGAGCTGCTCGAAACCCCCGCGCCACGCACGCTGCCGAGCGTCGAATTCGGTCGTCCGAAGTTCGAGCCACTAGCGGAAGCGATGCCGACGATTCCACCTGCAGCCGAGCCCGCGCCGGTCCGCAGCAGCTTCATCCCAGTCGCTACGAGCGATCCTGCACCAGCTCCGCTGGCGATCGCCCCCGCACCGACGCGGGAAGCTTCAGCTGCCGCGCCGATGAACTTCACCGCGCCGATTGCCGCTCCTAGTGCAGCTCCCACCGCAACTGTCACCAAGCCTGTCGCGGCCTTGCCTGCGTCGGCTCCGATTGCTTCGGTCGAGCCGAGTGCGCCACAGCAGTTCACTGCGGAAAACCCGCAGCAGATCGCACCCGTGATCAGCAGCGTTCAGGCGCGCCTCAGGGCACGTCAAGCAGCTGAAGCGCGGACGCTCACTCCTTATTCGCAGTCGATCGCTCCGGTGATCTCGCGTCCCGGCTACGCTCAGCCAGGCCAGACTCGTCCGGCAGCACTCGTGCAGCCCGAACCGATCGGTCCTGCTCGTGTCGACATGATTCCTGAAGGCTCGCCGTTTGAAGTGATCGACGAGTCGGGTGTGCTGACCGTTCGCGTGCGTCGCTCGCGCTTGCTCCGCACCAAAGTCGATATCTATCGCACGGCGGTGGTCGACGAATCGATCTGCGATGTGGTGCAGTTCACCCCACGCGAAGTCTCGATCATCGGCAAGTCGCAAGGAGCAACCCATGTGACGTTCTGGTTCGACGATCCGAACTCGCAGCCACTCACGTGGCTCGTGAAGGTCGAGCCCGACGCCGAGGAAGTCAAAAAGGAAGAGCAGACCTACAAGCTGCTGCAAGATGTCATCAACGAGATGTTCCCCGATAGCAAAATCGAACTGGTGGTTGTCGCCAGCAAGCTGATCGTACGTGGTCAAGCGAAGGATAGCGAAGAGGCCGCCCAGATCATCTCGATCATCCGTGCTCAAACGGGTGGACAAGGTCAAAACGGTCTCGGGGGCGGTCAAAATGGCCTCGGTGAAGGGGCAGCTGCCGACGTCCTCTCCGACAGTGCCACCGGCAACAGCAGCCGTTCGCGCTTGCAAGTGATCAACATGCTGCGAGTCCCTGGCGTTCACCAGGTGGCTCTGAAAGTGAAGATCGCCGAGCTCAACCGAACCGCTGCTCGCGGCTTTGGTGTCGATCTGAAAACCGATATCAGCTTCAGCGAATCGGAAAAAGGTTCATCGCTGCTGCTCGAAAGCATCCTCAACATGGCGGGTGGACAAGCTCCGGCTCTCCTCACGCAGATCGATGGCGACGAGATCCAGATTGGCATTCGTTACCTGCAGCAGCACGGTGTGGTGAAGCTGCTGGCCGAGCCGACGCTCGTCACCTTGAGTGGACGTCCCGCCACGTTCATCGCGGGTGGTGAGTTCGCCGTTCCGACGGTGGTCGGAAGTGCCGGCCTCAACGCCGTGACAACCGACTTCCGAGCCTTCGGTGCGATCATCAGCTTCATGCCGACGGTGGTCGACAAGGACCGGATCCGCCTCGAAGTAGCCCCCGAGTTCAGCCAGATCAATCAGGACCTGAACGTCGGTGGCACCCCTGGCTTGCGAGTGCGTGCCGCGACCACCACGGTCGAGATGCGTGAAGGTCAAACGCTCGCTATCGCTGGTCTGCTCGAAGACAACATGAATGGCACCACGATCGGCGATCTGCCGTTCCTGGCCAAGATCTTCGGACGACGCGGCATGCAGCGGAACGAGACGGAACTGCTGATCCTGGTGTCGCCTGAACTGGTCCATCCGATGGAGCCTGAAGAGGTGCCACCACTCCCGGGCTTTGATGTCACGGAGCCCACCAACGGGCAGTTCTTCCTGCACGGTGATTTGGAAGGAAATCCGACCCAAGATTACCGCAGCACGGTGTGGCCACGGCTCCGCAAACGCTACGGCAGCGGCGGCCCATCGATGACGAGCGGCCCGTTCGGTCACGGGCAGTAG
- a CDS encoding glucuronate isomerase, with the protein MSQELRKRLFDQLDSLVLIDPHTHIEATNPASHTLADILGYHYYTELAHSAGLARERIEDPLITAKEKVQLLIENLGPIENTIQWSWFIELSQKLFGHEADFVDASNWETLYDSAESQMGAPGYIDTVLEKSKLEAVFLTNDFDDALEGFDTTKYIPCLRTDDLVFHLAKPAVRERLEKATQCSVTNVSTLRQAIATLFYNFKSKNARACAISLPPDFSPAPVSEGRARTAIDAILKDGTAAAEAHRKAASSFVFWTLADMCAQYKLPFDLMIGVNRAVYPAGVHQGRDLYDSRVSLIQYKELFNSFPQVKFPVSVLASVTNQELVSYAWIFPNVITSGHWWYSNTPTYIEHDLSARLEAVPRTKQIGYYSDMYKLEFGLPKFAMYKRCLAKVLAERYVIDRGWSEERAVALGTQLLRGNVEDIFRFGEDPAADLEGIDPPWNDKSLVNPSLQPPELLVVQPPQDESDFPIAPLAAGAAIATTGAAWGAASFTGEPVMTPPADDGEGFALLPDDDVPVEQAGGIGNFGIPAADQPSVDEQNWFNTPAESNEPFSLTPSSEEFPALDSVEAVPETPLEEVQEAEFKLDDFTTEEPVAELPPQELMAEEFGATEMSIEEAPAEASPWNLDSSSDEASRATQPFSFGDFTKSDEVELTPAELGAELSSEELAPAEETLELTEMQLGDEPLMEAVEEEVPLAADDMQFGMLETVEEAEAPAPEPPATETPVDDEPLMLEAFEEPEVELEITEEPAEELTLEDMNLEPADDGEISFENLDDDSKSKNAGSSGGMFDFLGNDDK; encoded by the coding sequence ATGTCGCAAGAACTCCGCAAAAGGCTGTTCGACCAACTCGACTCCCTGGTGCTGATTGATCCGCACACCCACATCGAGGCGACCAATCCCGCCTCGCACACTTTGGCCGACATCCTCGGCTATCACTACTACACAGAACTGGCCCACTCCGCAGGACTTGCGCGCGAGCGGATCGAAGATCCTTTGATCACCGCGAAAGAAAAAGTGCAGCTGCTGATCGAGAATCTCGGACCGATCGAGAACACGATTCAGTGGAGCTGGTTCATCGAGCTGTCGCAAAAGCTGTTTGGTCACGAAGCCGACTTCGTCGACGCCAGTAACTGGGAAACGCTCTACGACTCGGCCGAGTCGCAAATGGGAGCACCAGGTTACATCGACACGGTGCTCGAGAAGAGCAAGCTCGAAGCGGTCTTCCTGACCAACGATTTCGACGACGCGCTCGAAGGCTTCGACACTACGAAGTACATCCCTTGCCTGCGGACCGACGACCTGGTGTTCCATCTCGCCAAGCCCGCTGTGCGCGAGCGACTCGAGAAAGCGACCCAGTGCAGCGTGACCAATGTCAGCACGCTGCGGCAAGCGATCGCCACGCTGTTCTACAACTTCAAATCGAAAAACGCTCGCGCGTGCGCCATCTCGCTGCCACCCGATTTCAGCCCAGCCCCTGTCTCGGAAGGTCGCGCACGGACCGCGATCGACGCGATTCTGAAAGATGGCACTGCTGCCGCTGAAGCGCATCGCAAAGCGGCGTCGAGTTTCGTCTTCTGGACCCTCGCCGACATGTGCGCGCAGTACAAACTGCCATTCGATCTGATGATTGGCGTCAACCGCGCGGTCTATCCCGCCGGCGTACACCAGGGACGCGATTTGTACGACAGCCGCGTTTCGCTGATCCAGTACAAAGAACTCTTCAACAGCTTCCCGCAAGTGAAGTTCCCCGTCTCGGTGCTGGCGAGCGTGACGAATCAAGAACTCGTCAGCTACGCCTGGATCTTCCCGAACGTGATCACCAGCGGCCATTGGTGGTATAGCAACACACCGACCTACATCGAGCACGATCTGTCGGCACGCTTGGAAGCCGTTCCACGCACCAAACAAATTGGCTATTACAGCGATATGTACAAGCTTGAATTCGGTTTGCCGAAGTTCGCGATGTACAAGCGTTGTCTCGCCAAGGTTTTGGCCGAACGGTATGTGATCGATCGCGGCTGGAGCGAAGAGCGGGCCGTTGCTCTCGGCACGCAGCTGCTGCGAGGGAATGTCGAAGACATTTTCCGCTTTGGTGAAGACCCAGCAGCCGACCTCGAAGGGATCGATCCACCTTGGAACGACAAATCGCTGGTGAATCCAAGCCTGCAGCCGCCAGAATTGCTCGTCGTTCAGCCACCGCAAGACGAGAGTGATTTCCCAATTGCTCCACTCGCTGCTGGTGCCGCGATCGCTACCACCGGCGCCGCTTGGGGCGCAGCAAGCTTCACCGGCGAGCCGGTGATGACCCCTCCCGCCGACGACGGCGAAGGCTTTGCACTCCTCCCTGACGACGATGTTCCGGTCGAGCAAGCCGGGGGTATCGGCAACTTCGGAATCCCCGCAGCCGATCAGCCCTCGGTCGACGAACAGAACTGGTTCAACACCCCGGCTGAATCGAACGAGCCTTTTAGCCTGACACCCTCGAGCGAAGAGTTCCCCGCTCTCGATTCGGTGGAAGCGGTGCCCGAGACGCCACTCGAAGAAGTACAAGAGGCCGAGTTTAAGCTCGACGACTTCACCACCGAAGAACCGGTTGCTGAACTCCCTCCCCAAGAATTGATGGCCGAGGAATTTGGTGCCACCGAGATGTCGATCGAAGAGGCCCCCGCCGAAGCATCCCCTTGGAACCTCGACAGCTCGAGCGATGAAGCCTCGCGTGCTACGCAGCCTTTCAGCTTCGGCGACTTTACCAAATCCGATGAAGTCGAGCTGACCCCGGCCGAACTTGGTGCTGAACTCTCGAGCGAAGAACTCGCGCCTGCTGAAGAGACCCTCGAGCTCACCGAGATGCAGTTGGGCGACGAGCCACTCATGGAAGCGGTGGAGGAAGAGGTTCCACTCGCAGCTGACGACATGCAATTCGGCATGCTCGAGACGGTCGAAGAGGCCGAAGCACCAGCCCCTGAACCTCCCGCTACCGAAACTCCCGTGGATGACGAGCCCTTGATGCTCGAAGCTTTCGAGGAGCCTGAAGTCGAGCTCGAAATCACCGAAGAACCTGCCGAAGAGCTGACCCTGGAGGACATGAACCTCGAGCCCGCTGACGACGGTGAGATCTCGTTCGAGAACCTCGACGACGACAGCAAATCGAAGAACGCCGGTTCATCGGGTGGGATGTTCGACTTCCTCGGAAACGACGACAAGTAG
- a CDS encoding PAS domain S-box protein, whose product MGSPDRFANAEFHTEPSVVTRALEASLSTVDSLLDALSMHIAVIDSQGVVLGVNQAWRKFGRENGIRATFNPVGSNYFEICQCAASSGAYEAADVAAQVREVAKAHRAEFTHEYPCNSPTEQRWFRLRAAPYIWNNRRVVVIAHDNITPQKMAEMQARKNELALRAVLESAVDSIISIDEHGIITSYNPAAERMFGYGPKELLGCNVSSLMPSPDRERHDGYLRRYLATGIPRIIGFGREATGQRKDGSTFPIDLSVGEVLYEGRRAFTGIVRDISERKATEHALATSLKQREALLSAASEVSIIATDMHGVITTFNRGAEQMLGYSADEMVGVASPAVVHLHSEVLARSRELTKELGYPVEGFRTFVELAERDGFEHREWTYIRRDGSQLLVNLVVTCVRDIDGQVIGYLGVAVDVTEWKQSERELKLAKIAAEAANHAKSEFLANMSHELRTPMTAILGFVDIVAENVSSNPQLIDAAATIKRNGEHLMGLLNDILDLSKIEAGRLEVQKHSCNVRALTADVIQLMRVRSDAKGLELSIEFQGAIPETIETDSTRLRQILINLIGNAIKFTENGRVQILVRLERRGTPMLEFEIRDTGIGITPEQMTKLFRPFTQVDTSLTRKFGGTGLGLTISKRLAEILGGTITVSSKAGEGSSFLLRIAAGPLATLKLTSVDGAAISVPAPQAAKPSVLASLPKISCSILLAEDGPDNQRLISFLLTKAGASVELVDNGEKALQRALEGAFDIVLMDMQMPVMDGYEATRQLRSAGYAQPIVALTAHAMAGDRQKCIEAGCTEYATKPIDRAQLIGLIARLTAAQSASDYLL is encoded by the coding sequence ATGGGATCGCCAGATCGCTTCGCCAACGCGGAGTTTCATACCGAGCCGAGTGTAGTCACTCGCGCTTTGGAAGCTTCGTTGTCGACGGTCGATAGCCTGCTCGATGCGCTGTCGATGCACATTGCAGTGATCGATTCCCAAGGAGTTGTGCTCGGCGTGAATCAAGCCTGGCGCAAGTTTGGCCGCGAGAATGGGATTCGGGCGACGTTCAATCCGGTGGGGAGCAACTATTTTGAGATCTGCCAGTGCGCGGCCAGCAGCGGCGCGTACGAGGCGGCTGATGTCGCCGCGCAAGTGCGCGAAGTCGCCAAAGCGCATCGGGCCGAATTCACCCACGAATATCCGTGCAACTCACCGACCGAGCAGCGCTGGTTTCGTTTGCGCGCTGCGCCTTATATCTGGAACAATCGACGCGTGGTGGTGATTGCGCACGACAACATCACCCCGCAAAAAATGGCCGAGATGCAGGCCCGGAAAAACGAACTCGCGCTGCGGGCTGTTCTCGAGTCGGCTGTCGATTCCATCATCTCGATCGACGAGCATGGGATCATCACCAGCTACAATCCGGCCGCCGAGCGGATGTTTGGTTATGGCCCTAAAGAGCTGCTAGGGTGCAACGTCTCAAGCCTCATGCCGAGTCCCGATCGAGAACGTCACGACGGTTATCTGCGGCGTTATTTGGCGACCGGTATTCCGCGCATTATTGGCTTTGGTCGCGAAGCCACTGGCCAGCGTAAAGATGGCAGCACCTTCCCGATAGACCTCTCGGTCGGCGAAGTGCTGTACGAAGGGCGACGTGCTTTCACCGGCATTGTCCGCGATATCTCCGAGCGCAAAGCGACCGAGCATGCGCTTGCTACCTCGCTCAAGCAGCGCGAGGCGCTCCTCTCGGCAGCGAGTGAAGTTTCGATCATCGCCACCGATATGCATGGTGTCATCACAACCTTCAATCGTGGGGCCGAGCAGATGCTTGGCTACTCGGCCGATGAAATGGTCGGCGTGGCCTCACCTGCCGTGGTGCATTTGCATAGCGAAGTCCTGGCCCGATCGCGCGAACTAACGAAAGAATTAGGCTATCCGGTAGAAGGATTTCGGACGTTCGTCGAACTCGCCGAGCGCGATGGCTTCGAGCATCGCGAGTGGACCTACATACGTCGCGATGGAAGTCAGCTGCTGGTGAATCTAGTGGTCACCTGCGTGCGTGATATCGATGGTCAGGTGATTGGTTACCTGGGTGTCGCCGTCGATGTGACCGAGTGGAAGCAGAGCGAGCGCGAGCTAAAGCTGGCAAAGATTGCTGCCGAAGCAGCCAATCATGCGAAGAGCGAGTTCCTGGCCAACATGAGCCACGAACTACGGACCCCGATGACAGCGATCCTGGGCTTCGTCGATATCGTCGCTGAGAATGTCTCGAGCAATCCGCAGTTGATCGATGCCGCCGCGACGATCAAGCGCAATGGCGAGCATCTGATGGGACTGCTCAACGATATTCTCGATCTCTCGAAGATCGAAGCGGGGCGTCTCGAAGTGCAAAAGCACTCGTGTAATGTCCGCGCTTTGACCGCCGATGTGATTCAGCTGATGCGTGTCCGGAGCGATGCCAAGGGGCTCGAGCTGTCGATCGAATTTCAGGGAGCCATTCCCGAGACGATCGAAACCGATTCGACCCGCTTGCGTCAAATCCTGATCAACCTGATTGGCAACGCCATCAAGTTCACCGAGAACGGTCGGGTGCAGATCCTGGTGCGACTCGAGCGTCGTGGGACACCGATGCTCGAGTTCGAGATTCGCGACACCGGAATCGGCATCACCCCCGAGCAGATGACCAAGCTCTTCCGCCCCTTTACGCAGGTCGATACGAGCCTGACACGCAAATTTGGTGGCACCGGCCTCGGCTTAACGATCAGCAAGCGGCTCGCCGAAATCTTGGGGGGAACGATCACCGTTTCGAGCAAGGCGGGAGAAGGGAGCAGCTTTTTGCTCCGCATTGCCGCCGGGCCGCTCGCGACGCTGAAGCTCACCAGTGTCGACGGGGCTGCGATCAGCGTGCCTGCTCCACAAGCTGCTAAGCCGTCGGTTCTCGCTTCGCTACCCAAGATCAGCTGCTCGATCTTGCTTGCCGAAGATGGCCCCGACAATCAGCGGCTGATCTCGTTCCTGCTCACCAAGGCAGGTGCCAGCGTGGAACTGGTCGACAACGGTGAGAAGGCACTGCAGCGTGCACTGGAAGGAGCGTTCGACATCGTGCTGATGGATATGCAGATGCCGGTGATGGATGGCTATGAAGCAACGAGACAGCTGCGCTCCGCAGGCTATGCTCAGCCGATCGTGGCGCTCACCGCCCATGCCATGGCCGGAGATCGTCAGAAATGTATCGAAGCGGGCTGCACCGAATATGCCACGAAGCCGATCGATCGTGCTCAGCTGATCGGCTTGATTGCTCGCTTAACCGCGGCGCAATCAGCCAGCGACTACTTGCTTTAA
- a CDS encoding isoprenylcysteine carboxylmethyltransferase family protein: MSTEQSLVMARSAPASSKLPDTAHSQILRETTAPPSLGESFDLFVTRRRIAISLLLFSTILAIDVLLLDVRPRNLLNFTDIGTICGWVGVILGLALRSWSAGTLHKNAVLTQIGPYSITRNPLYVGSFLMMLGFCSLVHDMHTIWIVAGPMAWIYWVQVKQEERLLSHLYPHDWNSYAAATPRFIPRPWNPVRGGSWSLAQWARNREYKAIVASAIGLVGLWAWHVFTW, from the coding sequence ATGTCGACTGAACAGTCTCTTGTGATGGCACGCAGCGCACCCGCATCCTCGAAATTGCCCGATACTGCCCACTCGCAGATCCTCCGCGAAACGACAGCTCCCCCGAGCCTTGGGGAAAGCTTCGATCTGTTCGTCACCCGCAGACGCATTGCCATCAGTCTGCTGCTGTTCAGCACGATTTTGGCCATCGACGTGCTGCTGCTCGACGTCCGACCACGCAACCTGCTGAACTTCACCGACATCGGCACCATTTGCGGCTGGGTCGGGGTCATCCTGGGACTCGCTCTGCGAAGCTGGTCGGCCGGAACCTTGCACAAGAACGCCGTCCTGACACAAATTGGCCCTTACAGCATCACGCGGAACCCGCTCTACGTCGGTTCGTTCCTGATGATGCTTGGCTTCTGCTCGCTCGTACACGACATGCATACCATTTGGATCGTCGCAGGGCCGATGGCCTGGATCTACTGGGTGCAAGTGAAGCAAGAAGAGCGCTTGCTGTCGCACCTCTATCCTCACGACTGGAACAGCTACGCCGCCGCCACGCCACGCTTCATTCCACGACCTTGGAATCCTGTTCGGGGCGGCAGTTGGTCGCTCGCACAGTGGGCTCGCAATCGCGAATACAAAGCGATCGTGGCGAGTGCCATCGGCCTAGTGGGACTTTGGGCTTGGCACGTCTTCACCTGGTAG
- a CDS encoding metalloregulator ArsR/SmtB family transcription factor — translation MEDSLKPQECAVRLKALADPDRLRIVERLRAGHQNVSELAEALEMELANVSHHLGILRQAGIVETEKQGRFAINRLHPDVFSSAAGARTIDLGCCKLELPKQT, via the coding sequence ATGGAAGACTCGCTCAAACCTCAAGAGTGTGCCGTGCGTTTGAAAGCGCTTGCCGATCCCGATCGGCTGCGCATCGTCGAACGACTTCGCGCGGGACATCAAAACGTGAGCGAACTGGCCGAAGCGCTCGAGATGGAACTCGCCAACGTTTCGCATCACCTGGGTATCTTGCGGCAAGCAGGGATTGTCGAGACCGAAAAACAGGGGCGTTTTGCCATCAACCGCCTCCATCCCGATGTCTTTTCAAGCGCCGCTGGGGCCCGCACCATCGACCTGGGTTGCTGCAAACTCGAACTTCCCAAACAGACGTAG
- a CDS encoding GTP-binding protein, whose product MNDSIRFVMLGGFLGAGKTTTIARLARHYQSQGLKVGIVTNDQATDLVDTQSLRSQGFEVGEVPGACFCCNFVKLTETIGELSAADRPDVILAEPVGSCTDLVATVVRPLQQLFGGKFDVAPYGVLVKPSHGSRILRGEEQKGFSPQAAYIFRKQLEEADFLVINRVDQLPPAEVEALTAILKQQYPGTPVLRMSAKTGVGFEALVELFDQKGVFGKRLMDVDYDVYAEGEAELGWLNSSLAVSTSASVNVDQLLLDLIGEISGTLARVPAETAHLKAIAMGEGIYGVANLVSSDSPAELSLPSGSTTAALEVIVNARVAIDPEELTRIVHASVEAVAARHGATVRFNQTQSFRPGRPNPTHRLLEPTK is encoded by the coding sequence GTGAACGACTCGATTCGCTTTGTGATGCTCGGTGGATTTCTCGGAGCAGGCAAGACCACCACCATCGCTCGACTGGCCCGCCACTATCAATCGCAAGGGCTGAAGGTCGGCATCGTCACCAACGATCAGGCCACCGATCTAGTCGACACGCAAAGCCTGCGTTCCCAAGGTTTTGAAGTGGGAGAAGTTCCTGGCGCCTGCTTCTGCTGTAACTTCGTCAAGCTCACCGAAACGATTGGCGAGCTCTCAGCTGCCGATCGTCCCGACGTGATTCTGGCTGAACCAGTGGGAAGCTGCACCGACCTGGTCGCGACAGTCGTGCGTCCGCTGCAGCAGCTGTTTGGTGGCAAGTTTGATGTGGCTCCTTACGGCGTGCTCGTGAAGCCGAGCCACGGCAGCCGAATTCTGCGAGGCGAAGAGCAAAAAGGTTTCTCGCCGCAAGCAGCCTACATTTTCCGCAAGCAACTCGAGGAAGCTGATTTCCTGGTGATCAACCGGGTCGATCAGCTGCCGCCAGCGGAGGTCGAAGCACTCACGGCGATCCTCAAGCAGCAATATCCGGGGACCCCTGTGCTGCGCATGAGCGCTAAAACTGGAGTGGGCTTCGAAGCCTTGGTGGAACTGTTTGACCAGAAGGGTGTGTTCGGCAAGCGGCTGATGGATGTCGACTACGATGTCTACGCCGAAGGGGAAGCCGAACTGGGTTGGCTCAACAGCAGCCTTGCCGTGTCGACCAGCGCGAGTGTGAACGTCGATCAGCTGCTGCTCGATTTGATTGGCGAGATCTCGGGGACGCTTGCACGTGTGCCTGCTGAAACGGCCCATCTCAAAGCGATTGCGATGGGAGAGGGAATATACGGGGTCGCGAATCTGGTGAGCAGCGATTCACCGGCCGAACTTTCGCTCCCGAGCGGCAGCACCACGGCGGCACTGGAAGTGATTGTGAATGCTCGTGTGGCGATCGATCCCGAAGAGCTGACGCGTATCGTGCATGCCTCGGTTGAAGCCGTCGCGGCTCGTCACGGCGCGACAGTCCGTTTCAACCAAACGCAAAGTTTTCGCCCTGGTCGTCCCAATCCAACGCATCGGTTGCTCGAGCCCACCAAGTAG
- a CDS encoding serine/threonine-protein kinase, whose product MAISFFQKLQDLFQPQKVDLVERFQLVREAVNGTMSSFHQAIDRKNGKTVGLKILDAEKTEVFEGRFRSLKKPSEGKIAMLMKHPRIVETYEFGTAKDGRQYIVMEFVPGTGLNILINNHSPILEGRRHLLIRQMAEAIEAVHKAGFIHRDICPRNFIVTADGTTLKLIDFGLTLPMKKEYMLPGNRTGTPLYMAPEIVRRRNTDQRVDIFSFGVTAYQLCSFDFPWPASDTTGRGALQHDSKPPTPILEKCPNLNKDLAKVIMQCITADAAGRPSSAEQIVKSLKMISRDEA is encoded by the coding sequence ATGGCGATCAGCTTCTTCCAAAAACTGCAGGACCTCTTTCAACCGCAGAAAGTGGATCTCGTGGAGCGGTTTCAGCTGGTGCGTGAAGCTGTCAACGGCACGATGTCGAGCTTCCACCAGGCGATCGATCGCAAGAACGGCAAGACAGTCGGTCTGAAGATCCTCGATGCTGAAAAAACCGAAGTCTTCGAAGGACGCTTCCGTTCGCTGAAGAAACCGAGCGAGGGGAAGATCGCGATGCTGATGAAGCATCCGCGGATCGTCGAGACGTATGAATTCGGTACCGCCAAAGATGGCCGGCAGTACATCGTGATGGAGTTTGTGCCAGGCACAGGCCTCAACATTCTGATCAACAACCACTCGCCGATTCTCGAGGGTCGTCGCCATCTGCTCATCCGCCAAATGGCCGAGGCGATTGAAGCAGTGCACAAAGCGGGCTTCATCCACCGCGATATTTGCCCTCGCAACTTTATTGTCACCGCCGACGGAACGACGCTGAAGCTGATCGACTTTGGGCTCACGCTGCCGATGAAGAAGGAGTACATGCTGCCGGGCAATCGGACCGGCACGCCTCTCTACATGGCCCCGGAAATTGTGCGCCGCCGCAACACCGATCAGCGGGTCGATATCTTTTCGTTTGGCGTCACCGCCTATCAGCTTTGCTCGTTCGACTTCCCGTGGCCCGCTTCGGACACCACCGGTCGCGGCGCTTTGCAGCACGACAGTAAACCGCCGACCCCGATTCTCGAGAAGTGCCCGAACCTGAATAAAGATCTCGCCAAGGTGATCATGCAGTGCATCACGGCCGATGCCGCCGGACGACCATCCTCGGCGGAACAGATCGTGAAGTCGCTGAAGATGATCAGCCGCGACGAAGCGTAA